Proteins from one Monodelphis domestica isolate mMonDom1 chromosome 6, mMonDom1.pri, whole genome shotgun sequence genomic window:
- the LOC100012812 gene encoding transmembrane protease serine 11G-like has translation MKRNVQSIITHENYASYKYEDDIAVVLLSTPVTFSYDIHSVCLPEATFEAMPQETVVITGWGATKASGSFPNNLQEAQIEIINNDVCNRINVYGGAVSSGMICAGFLLGQIDACEGDSGGPLVIPQNGLWYIIGVVSWGIDCGKENKPGIYTKVAHYRNWIKSKTLT, from the exons ATGAAGCGAAATGTGCAGTCAATCATCACTCATGAAAATTATGCCTCCTACAAATATGAAGATGACATTGCTGTTGTACTTCTGTCCACTCCAGTTACTTTTTCATATGATATTCACAGTGTTTGTCTTCCAGAAGCCACTTTTGAAGCTATGCCCCAGGAAACTGTGGTGATCACTGGATGGGGAGCAACTAAAGCAAGTG GTTCATTTCCAAATAACCTGCAGGAAGCTCAAATAGAAATTATAAACAACGACGTCTGTAATAGAATTAATGTTTATGGTGGAGCTGTCTCATCAGGAATGATATGTGCGGGATTTTTGTTAGGACAAATTGATGCTTGTGAG GGTGATTCTGGAGGACCATTGGTTATACCGCAGAATGGGCTCTGGTACATTATTGGAGTAGTGAGCTGGGGAATAGACTGTGGAAAAGAAAACAAGCCTGGAATCTATACCAAAGTGGCCCATTATCGAAACTGGATTAAATCAAAAACTCTAACATAA